The genomic stretch AACTTTCCAAAAATACCTCGACGAACCAGACCTACCAGACGTCGACCTCTTCCTCCGATCATCAGGCGAACAACGAATATCCAACTTCCTCCTCTGGCAAAGCGCCTACGCCGAATTCGTCTTCATGAACGTACTCTGGCCAGATGTAGACCGCCTAACCCTCTATAAAGCTGTCGAAGAATACGCCAGCCGCGACCGCCGCTACGGAGGCGCCACCGACAAAATCCCCAGCCCCAAAAACTAACACCACACCACAAGGAGCAAACGATGCGACTATACCCAACCTTCTTCAAAATCTTCTTCGCAGGCATGGATCCCGAAAAAGCACACCACATCGGCTTCTGGGGAGTACAAACCCTTAAAAACCTAGGCATTACTCGCATCCTCAAAAGCTACCTTCAACCCAATCCCAGCCTCCGCACCACAGCCATGGGACTCACCTTCCCTTCACCCTTCGGACTAGCCGCAGGCTTCGACAAAGGCGGGAAAGGTATCGCAGCCCTTGCAGGACTAGGATTCGGACACGTCGAAATCGGCACCATCACCGGACAAGCACAACCTGGTAACCCACAACCACGTTTATTCCGCCTCATCGAAGATAAAGCAGTCATTAATCGTATGGGATTCAACAACGACGGTGCCGCAGCCGCAGGACCCCGAGTCGCATCAGCTCGTGCCGATCTAGAAACCGAATACCGTCCCGAGAAGCGCCCCATTATCGGCGTCAACATCGGAAAAACAAAGATTGTAGAACTAGAAAACGCCATAGAAGACTACCTAATCTCAACACGTACCCTAGCCCCACAAGCAGACTACCTCGTCGTCAACGTAAGCTCACCCAACACCCCAGGACTACGTACACTGCAATCCATCGCAACACTCCGCCCACTCCTACAAGCCGTACGAGAAGAAGCAAACCGAGTCTCACCCCACCGCCATGTGCCTCTCACCGTTAAAATTGCTCCAGACCTTGTAGACGAAGACATAACAGCTGTCGCTCGCCTAGCCCAAGAACTAAAGCTTGACGGGATCATCGCAACTAACACCACAATCGCACGCGAAGGCTTAGGACTCCACACCACCAAAGAAAAAATTAACGCTATAGGCGCAGGAGGACTCTCAGGAGAACCACTTAAAACCCGATCACTCGAAGTCCTACACCTCCTCAAGAAAGAAATAGGCAACAAACTAGCCCTCATCTCCGTCGGAGGAGTAACCAACGCCCAAGACGTACAAGAACGACTAGACGCAGGCGCAGACCTCGTCCAAGGATATACCGCCTTCCTCTACGAAGGCCCCTTATGGGCCGCCCACATCAACCGAGGACTCTACAAAATCCGTCGCTCGCGCCAAAAATAAACCTCACAAAAAGGGTGAGAAACCAAACACGGTTTCCCACCCCCAGAAATCATTAAAGACACAGTATCTATTTTGGATACTCCCCATACTTAACAAGAGGATAAGGTCGCCGCATCCGGCGAATCATCATCACACGGTTGAATGCATACATACCACTACCACGCTGTACCTCGCCAAACTTAGCAATAACCATCTGTTTAAGCTTGCGCCACATCAACCAGTAATCAATAACCCACAACAGCATCAGAGCATACATGCCATACATAGTCCCGTAGTAGACAGGAGCAGCAGCTACGCCAAAACCGCTCACGACCCACGACGCAACAAGAAAAACAATGAGCAAAATAAGCATTATATCGCCCAGATTCCGGCGAGCATCAATATAGTCGCGAATGTACCGCCGCTGAGGCCCCTTATCCACTATCGGCAGATACTTCTCATCGCCAGTACGCATAGCCTCCCGCTGCCGTGCCCTAAGCTCAGCAGCAGCCTCACGATCAGCAGTCTTCGCCGCGCCACGATCAGCACCGACTATAGGCCTCCTTCGCGCCGCAACCTGCTCTTTACGAGACGGTGTAGGACGCCCTTTCTTCGGCGTGAACTTAGAGTTCTCAGGAACCTCATGCTGTTTCTCTTCTTCAGGCTCGACAGCAGCCTCCTGCGGAGCCTTACCTTTTTTACGACCAAACACCCTACTAGAATAACCAAAAATAATTGCCTACGCCGAATACCAAGACCAAAAATAAAAAGTATGCGCCACCCCTGTATAAAGCGTATTGTTAGACGCATGGCCAATTTTCCTCATAAATTCCCAGAACATGATGCGCTCACAGAGGCGCTTGAAGCCCATTTTGATGAATATCTTACTGAGCTGAAGGATCTAGTCTCTATCCCATCTATCGCGTGGGAAGCTTTTGATCTAGCTCAGGTCCAACGAAGCGCTGAAGCTGTGTACGAGCTTGCGAAACGGTCAGGCTTTCAAGAGATAAAAATCCTTTCTGCGTCGTACCACGATGAAACGGGGGAGACACATCAAGGTATGCCAGCGGTAATTGCCACTAAACCAGCTGCTTCAGGGTATCCCACAATCCTGTTATACGCTCACCATGATGTACAGCCTCCTGGCGATAACACGCAGTGGGAAACTGACCCGTTTACCGCAGTTCAGAAAGGCGCTCGCCTCTATGGCCGCGGTGCTGCAGACGATAAAGCAGGGGTTATCATCCATATGGCGGCTTTCCGTTTAGTATCGGAAGTATTAGGCAATGATTTCAATGTTGGCGTAAAGATCTTTATCGAAGGGGAAGAAGAAGCAGGGTCACCCTCTTTCCGCGAATTCCTAGCTGCCTACCAGAAGGACCTAGCCGCTGATTATATTGTGGTAGCAGATTCTGCCAACTGGCGAGCTGGAGTTCCGGCATTAACTACCTCATTACGTGGCGTAGCTAGCGGGGATATTGAAGTTCGAACTGGTAATCACGCAGTGCACTCTGGTATCTTTGGAGGTCCTTTTCTGGACGCACATACGGTATTAGCCCGTTTGCTGGGTACTCTTCATGATGACGAAGGTGCAGTTGTTGTAGAAGGTCTGTACCGTGGTGAAGACCCTAAAGTCGAATACCCTGAACATGAATTCCGCGCAGATTCTGGAATCTTAGACCAGATGTCTCTAGCAGGATATGGATCAATTACATCTCGGCTCTGGCAGCAACCTGCACTTTCCGTTATAGGTATGGATATTCCGTCAATTGCCCATTCTTCAAATACCCTTGCTGTTACTTCGCGGGCACGTATTAGTGTCCGTTTGGCTCCTGGTGATTCTCCCGAGAATGCGCACAAAGTTCTGGCAGACCATATAAAGAAGCATGCACCTTATAACGCGCAAGTTAGCTATACTCCTGTCGACTCAGGGTTACCCTTTGCCACAGATGTTGAGCAGGATGGAGCTCAAATCACCTTGTCAGCAATGGCTCAAGCTTGGGGCATATCTCCTGTGCAGACAGGCATGGGAGGCTCAATACCTTTTATAGCGGATTTGAAGGAGAACTTCCCCGATGCCCAGATTCTAGTAACTGGTGTTGAAGACCCAGATACCCGGGCACATAGCGCCAACGAATCGCTGTATGTACCTGATTTTAAACGAGGAATTTTAGCGGAGGCACTGATATTGAGTGCTCTCAGCAGGAGTAAGTAGATTAGGAAAGGAAAGCAACTCAAGGAATATACCTCACACACTAAGTACAGAATTCTACAAAGTTGGTATTCTGGACGTAAGAGACCTTGATGCCCCTAGTGAACTTGTGAGTCCGCTGTTGTCGTGAAGAAGTAGGACAGCGTAATCTGACTTCACGAAGGGGAATATTGTCAGGAAAGGACAAACATGACTGAGACTGTAACTGAGCTACCAACACACGGGGTTAACCTTACTGAAGTTGCTCAGAATAAGGTACGTACTTTGCTCGAACAAGAAGGACGTACCGATTTGCGCCTCCGGATTGCTGTACAGCCCGGTGGCTGTTCCGGGCTAATCTATCAGCTCTACTTCGATGAGCGAGTACTTGATGGTGACGCAGTACGTGATTATGACGGTGTGCAGGTTATCGTAGATAAAATGAGTGTCCCTTATCTAGACGGCTCAACTATTGATTTTGAAGACACGATTGAGAAACAAGGATTCTCAATTGATAATCCGAACGCGGCAGGGTCATGTGCCTGTGGCGACTCCTTCCACTAGGAGCATCGATATAACAGAACCCCTAAAAAACCAACTTTAGGGGTTCTGTTACGTTAAAATTCAGTAATTTTCCAGGAAACTCACAATTTCAGTGACAGAGTGTCACCGTAAGAGCAGAATTCGCGGTAAGCTCTAAGGGATAAGTTTTTTATAATTGCCTCAGGTTTACCTGTAGACCTGAGCACTAGCACACACTGCAAGAACAGGAAGGGCCGTCTGTGAGTTCGCAATATCGAACCGGCAGTCGTCGTAAGCGTGCAAGTCTTGTTGGCCTCGGGACTACAGCGACGCTGCTGATGACTGGTTGTTCAATGGATAGGGCAGCTGTAGGCTGGTTACCCACAAAAGCTGGGCATCCGGCTACTGATAATGCCGAGAACCTCATGCATCTCTGGGTAGGTACTTGGAGTGCAGCTCTTGTTGTCGGTCTTATTACTTGGGGTTTGATGCTATGGTGCATCATTGCTTACCGTAGGCGTAAGAACGAAAGTGGCTATCCTCGTCAGCTCAGCTATCACCTGCCTCTGGAAATTTTTTATACTTTCGTTCCAGTTGTCTTGATCGTCAGTATGTTTACGTTTTCAGACCGAGTCGAGCGTCAAGTAACTGGTCCTAAAACTGGTGCCGATCGACAGGTCACTGTTGAAGTATATGGCAAACAATGGGCCTGGGATTTCAACTACACAGATGAAAATGTGCATGTAACTGGTGTACAAGCTCACCTTGATGGCTCACCAGGTAAAGAAGCAGAACTTCCAACGCTTTATTTGCCCGTTAACTCAAATGTTGATGTAGTCCTCAAATCGCGTGATGTGATCCATTCGTTCTGGGTTCCGGCTTTCCTGGAGAAACGGGATACGATCCCTGGTATGACGAACCATATTCATATCACTACCAAAGAAATTGGTGATTATAAGGGTAAATGCGCTGAACTTTGCGGTGAGTACCACTCTGAGATGTTGTTTAATGTCAAGGTGGTCTCACAGGAAGACTACGACAACTACATCAATTCCCTTAAGCAAAATCCCGAGAATCAGGGTATCGCTGGGGACGAATACAACCGTAATCCCAACCAGAACGCGACTCCGCGTCCCGCTAACCAATAAAGGGGTGAAATAGACGTGACTACCCTCGAATATTCAACTGAGAGTGCAACGGCTGTTGCGCCGCGCGTGGTTCCTAAGTCCAAGGGACGCATCTTTGTCAATTGGATTACTTCCACGGACCACAAAACCATTGGGTACATGTACCTGATCTCTGCCTTCATCTTCTTCTGTATGGGCGGAACTATGGCTCTGCTGATGCGTATCGAGCTTTTTGAGCCCGGTATGCAGATCCTGCAGACGAAGGAGCAATTTAACCAGCTTTTTACGATGCACGGTACCCTTATGCTCCTCATGTTCGGCACCCCTTTGTTCACCGGTTTGGCGAACGTGCTTATCCCGCTCCAAATTGGTGCTCCCGATGTGGCATTCCCGCGCTTAAACGCATTGGCTTTTTGGTTCTTCCTTTTTGGGTCGCTAGTAGCGATTGCAGGTTTTATTACCCCGCAAGGTGCAGCCTCTTTCGGCTGGTTTGCATACGTCCCACTAAATAGCACTACTTATAGTCCGTCTGTCGGTGGTGATTTATGGGTCTTTGGTCTTGCTTTGCAGGGATTCGGCACAATTATGGGTGCGGTTAACTTCATTACTACAATTGTGGCAATGCGCGCCCCTGGCATGACTATGTGGCGTATGTCTGTGTTTACGTGGGCAACTCTGATTACTTCAATCTTGATTATTATGATCTTCCCGCCTCTGGCATCCGCTTTGTTTGCTCTAGGTATGGATCGCCGATTCGGAGGACATATTTTTGATCCGGAAAATGGGGGAGCGGTACTCTGGCAGCACTTGTTCTGGTTCTTCGGGCACCCTGAGGTGTATGTGCTTGCGCTACCTTTCTTCGGCGTGACTTCGGAGATTATCCCTGTATTCTCACGTAAACCCATTTTTGGTTACAAAGGTCTTGTTACAGCGACTATTGCTATTGCGGGCCTGTCTGTAACTGTGTGGGCGCACCATATGTACGTAACTGGAGCGATTATGCTTCCGTTCTTTTCGTTCATGACCATGATGATTGGTGTTCCAACCGGCGTGAAGTTTTTCAACTGGATTGGGACTATGTGGCAGGGGTCCATTACGTTTGAAACTCCGTTACTGTGGATCTATGGATTCTTAGTGACCTTCCTCTTTGGAGGTCTGACGGGTATTATCTTGGCTACTCCGCCTCTAGACTTCCATATCTCGGATACTTACTTCGTGGTTGCACACTTCCACTACGTGATTTTTGGAACCATTGTGTTTGGTATGTTTGGTGCATTCTACTTCTGGTGGCCAAAATTCACTGGCAAGATGCTCAACGAACGGATCGGTAAGATTCACTTCTGGCTGGTATTCTTCGGGTTCCACGCGACCTTCTTGATTCAGCACTGGGTTGGCGTTGATGGGATGCCTCGTCGATACGCTGACTATCTGCCCGAGGACGGTTTCACCTGGATGAACCAGTTCTCAACTGTTGGATCCATGATTCTTGCCGTTTCAATGATTCCCTGGTTCTGGAATGTTTACATTACTGCTCGGTATGCTCCGAAAGTCGAGGTAGACGATCCCTGGGGATTCGGTGGATCTCTCGAGTGGGCAACTTCTTGTCCTCCGCCCCGCCACAACTTTACTGCATTGCCTCGTATCCGTTCCGAACGCCCGGCTCTAGACCTACATCATCCCGAGCTTTCAACGAATCATGATGTTGCCGCTGCAGCTCTTGCAGCACAGAAGGGAGAGTAAACCGTGAAAGTTCTCGGGAAGGTCTTCCTGTACCTTGGTATATTCTTTATTCCTGTTGGAATTATTTATGGGTTTATGACCAATTTTGATGAGTGGGCCGGGTTTCCCGCGCTCCTCGTGACGGCGCTTATGTGCTTCTTCTTGGCTTTCTTCCTCATGTTTACTGATAAGAAGCTAGGAAGCCAGCCCATGGATAACTACACGGGTGAAATCGCTGAGAGTGCTGGTGAGTATGGGTTCTACTCACCATGGTCTTGGTGGCCGTTTATGATCGGTTTAACGTGCATGATTGTTGTTCTTGGGGCAGCGATTGCCTGGTGGGTACTAATTCTTGCGTTGCCTATCGTAGCAGTCGCCGTTATCGGGTGGGTATATGAATACAACCGCGGTGATCACGCGCACTAATCATATACAGTAAAGGTGGGGTTACATCATCCATATGGATGATGTAACCCCACCTTTTCTATATTCCAGAGATTCTCGAATAAAGTTCTATCTGCCCCAGATATGTACTAAAAAGGGGAGGTAAGAAAAAGCTAGTTGGATTAATTGTCTGTATTGGCAGCTTATCTGGGGATCATCAAAGCAGCAGAGACGCACCAATATTGATCGGATGAATCTTGGGAGAGTAACCGCCCATATAATCGTGCCCATCGCACGATAATAGTTTTTGCAGAGGCAGCTTCGCTTATCAGTACGCTCGGCTCGAAAGAAAAGACGGCATTAATATGCTCGCAGAAGTGCTCTCTCTGCAAGAATTCTGGAGTCTCAACCTCAAACCTAGGTTGTTGCTACTTTTATCTGTTAATCCGCGAGGCTCCTTCCTGCCTCTAAGAGCCAGCGGCATGATAGTTTGTGACGGGGTGTGTGCTTAGTACGCATGAAGTTATTCCATTATGGCATCAGGTATATAGCGATCGCTGATAAGTAAGCAAAGATTTATAATTCTTAGTTTCAGGAATAGGGCCATGCTGCTTATGAGAATTTTTCATGAGAAAGTCTGGACTCCTGGCCTTAGAAGATGGATATGATATTGGGTCAGCAGCAACATTGCTGGAAGAGATACATACGATACAAACGTTGAGGGTTGGTCCCACAGTTTTGTGGAACCAACCCTCAAGTAAACTTATGAAGTTGTAACTTTAGCCCTTAATCTCGGGGCTATTAGAGGAAGCGCCCTCAATCCTTTGAGCTTCATTATGTTCATGATGAGCTTCTTCTAGCTCAGTAGGAGTTACAGGAAGAACACGATCAGTAAAGAACAACTTCGATAAGGTGCCTCGTGCTTTCTCAAGCATTGTAACCTTCCCCTTAGCATTGGGGCGTGCAGGTATTACATCTGGTGAATCGAAACTAACTAGCTTGTACCGACGATACTCGTCAAGAGGCTTGTGCACCTCAATAAACTCACCATGGGGGAGTTGCACCACTTGACCAGTTTCGATGCCATGAAGCACTAGCTCACGATCTTTACGCTGCAAGGAGAGGCAAATCCTTCGGGTAATCTCGAAACCAAGGATGGGTCCAAGGAAGAAGAGCGCACGCAATACATAAGCTACATCATTTAGCGAGACGTGGAAATGTGTTGCGATCAAATCAGAAGATGCCGCGATCATCAAAACTGAGTAGTAGATGATACCGGCAACACCGGCGCCTGTACGGAATGGAGCGTTACGCGGGCGATCAAGAATATTATGAACCCGATTATCTTTGGTGACCCAACGTTCGATCCAAGGCCACGTGAATAAGAATCCCATCAAGACGCCTGCGAGTGCAAAAGGCAGTAGGACATTTAGAACCCATGTTCCACCGAATTGCCATTCCCATGACCATGGCCAAACACCAGGCCATAGACGTAATGCACCGTCACCAAAGCCTACGTACCAGTCAGGCTGAGTACCTGCTTGAACTGGAGATGGATCGTAGGGACCATAGTTCCATATTGCGTTAATAGTGAAGGTGGAAGCTAAGAAAGCGATGATACCGAAAACTATGAAGAAGAAACCGCCTGCTTTTGCAGCATAAACCGGACCTACAGGAAAACCAACAACGTTATTGTTGGTACGACCTGGCCCTGGATATTGGGTGTGTTTATGCAGGACAACCATGAACATATGCAGTCCAACGCACAACAACAGAACTGCCGGAATGATCATAATATGCAGGCTGTATAGGCGGCTAATAATGTGTTCACCTGGGAACTCGCCTCCGAAGAAGAAAAGCGAGAGGTATGTACCTACGAGCGGAACTGCGACCATAATGCCATCGACAATTCGCAAACCGTTACCAGAGAGCACATCATCGGGGAGGGAATACCCAGTAAAGCCCGCCATAATACCCGTGACAAAGAGGACGCAACCTACAACCCAATTCAGCTCACGTGGACGACGGAAAGCCCCTGTAAAGAAGACACGAAGCATGTGGATACAGATGGCCAACATAAACATGAGAGCCGCCCAGTGGTGAATCTGACGGATCAACAGGCCTCCGCGAATATCAAAAGAGATATCTAAAGTAGACGCAAACGCAACAGACATTTCTGTACCCTTCATGGGTACATATGAACCGTCATAGGTAACTGCAGCGGTTGATGGGTTAAACCAGAATGTTAAAAAAGTTCCTGAAATAAGGAGCACTACAAAGCTGTATAGAGCCACCTCACCGAACATAAAGGACCAGTGATCTGGAAAGATTTTTCGGCCAAATTCTTTAACAACCCCAGACATGCCAACACGCGTATCAACAAAATTCGCGATACGCCCAGCGTTGCTTTTAGGTTTGTACTCGTAGCCAGTTGTTGTAGACATTACTTATTTCGCCTCCTTCTCACGCTCTGCACGCATTTCTTCGACGTGCTGACCGCGTTCCCAATACGCGGGACCAACTGGCTCATGGAAGTCACTCTGAGCCACAAGATAACCATTATCATCGACTGTAATCGGCAACTGTGGGAGTGCGTGACCTGCAGGACCGAATACAACCTTGCATTCATCTGCCGCATCAAAAGTAGACTGATGGCACGGGCACAGCAGATGGTGCGTTCGCTGCTCGTACAGCGCGATGGGACATCCAACGTGTGTACAGACCTTCGAATAAGCGACTATACCGTCAACGTGCCAGTTTTTACGTTCTTCCGAAATCTTCATCTCATTGGGGTCAAGACGCATCAACAAGACAACTGCTTTAGCTTTTTCCTCTAGATAGCCATTTTCATGGCTGAGGGACGTGATGGTCTCCGGCAGAACGTGATAAGCGGATCCGATCGTAACGTCAGAAGCTTTAATCGGAGTCCCAGAAGGGTCGCGTACAAGACGGACACCCTGATCCCACATCGTGTGTTTAAGAACGGCAGGATCATTCGGCCCCAGATCGCGCAGGAACGTAATAAAAGTTAACGGAGCCAGAATAACTGAGCCAATGAGAGTATTGCGCAGGAGAGGACGGCGTTTAATACCTGACTCATCAATAATAGTTTCGATGATTTCTTCTGCCTCGGCGCGATCCTCTTCAGGACGCAAATCGTGCCGCTCCTCAACGAGTTCATGGTCAGGCATAAGCGTACGTGCCCAATGAACAACTCCAATACCAATGCCGAACATAGCGAATGCTATACCTAAACCAAGCAAGAGGTTCTGCAGCTGCAGTTTACTGGTAGGCTCCGTATTGTTTACATCAAAGAAGTTACCTTCAACTGATATACCGAAATACGCGACCCAGAATAACAAAGAGCCGAGCATTGATAGTACAAAGAGTAGAATAACTTGGCGCTCAGCACCTTTAGCACGCTTCGAATCCACATCTGTCAGACGTGGACGATGTGGGGGCAGCCCAGGATTCTGAAACTGCTCCTTTGAATCCTCTGAAGAGGTAACTACGGTAACGCTCTGAGCGTCTTGACCGTCACGATGGTTTCCCATGTGTTGCCTCAAATCTTTTCCGATACGAATAGTATGTGCGTATTTATGCTGAGCGAGAGGTCAGCCAAATAACAAAGATAAGCACGATCCCTAGACCGACGCTCCAAATCAACAGACCTTCAGCGACAGGACCTAGAGAGCCTAGCTTAAGACCACCAGGGGAAACATTTTTTCCTGTGCTTTCAAATAGGTGATAACATCACGCTTCTCTTGCGGGGTAAGGTTTGCGTCGTTGAAAACAGGCATATTTTGAGGTCCAGTTTCCATGGCTTCATAGATATGTTGTTCGCTAACACCCATGAGAGAAGGAGCAAACTTCCCTCGGGTAAGAGCACCACCTGCACCAGCCGCGTTATGACACATTGCGCAGTTGGCTAGGAAGACACGGGCACCATTTGCGGCATCGCCTTTGGTGGTATCTAGATTCTCTGCTTCAGGTATTGCAGGACCGGCGCCCAACGAAGCAACATATGCAGAGAGCTGCTTCGTCTGTTCCTCGTTGAACTGACCAGGTTTGACTTGAGCCTGTGTACCTTGCATCTGCATAGGCATGCGGCCGGTACCAACCTGAAAATCAACTGCGGCTGCACCAACACCGATGAGCGAAGGACCATCAGCGGTGCCTTCAGCGTTCATTCCATGGCAGGTTGCACAGTTGGCTTGGAAGAGTTTTTGACCAGCGTTTACATCATCTTGAGTGTATGCATGGCTTGACTCGGCCTTGGCCTGATTGGTGGCAGTGGCAACTGTGTAGAGACCACCAGTAAGGATGAGAGCCAACGCAAGCAACACAATAGCTGCAAGCGGGTGACGCCGCTTCTGTGAAAGTGCCTTCACGTCTTTTGTTCCTTGTGTGTGCTAGTAAAAATGGATACGGACGGGGCGAGAGTGTTGGACTGTTATTTGACGAAGTACACTACGGCAAATAGAGCGAGCCACACGACATCTACAAAGTGCCAGTAGTACGAGACAACGATTGCACTAGTTGCTTCGTAATGACCAAATCGCTTAGCGACAAATGCGCGACCAATGATCAGGAGGAAAGCTACTAGACCAGCTGTCACGTGTAACGCATGGAACCCTGTTGTGATGTAGAAAGCGGATCCGTAAGCGCTAGATGCAATGGTTACGCCTTCTGAAACCAAGGTTGCGTACTCATAAGCCTGACCGCAGACGAAGATTGCGCCCATGATGAAAGTCAACACAAACCATTCAGCCATGCCCCATGCCTTAATATTCAGCAAAGAACCGGAGCGGCGTGGTTTGAGCTGTTCTGCGGCAAATACGCCCATCTGGCATGTCACAGAACTCAGCACAAGAACGATTGTGTTGATAAAAGCGAAGGGAACGTTAAGGATATGTACATTATCAGCCCAAATGTCAGGACGTGATGCCTTAAGGGTGAAGTACATAGCAAAAAGCCCGGCAAAGAACATCAGCTCTGATGCCAACCACACGACGGTACCAATGGCGACCGTGTTGGGTCGGTTAAGAGCCGGATGTGCCGGCCTGCTGGGGTTATTGGTTACAGTTGTCACATAGACATTATGTCGCTAAAACTTGCGAAGAGCGAATACATAACCTCTTAAATCTTGCGGTGTGTTGGGAAAATCCTTAGAGTTCC from Rothia dentocariosa ATCC 17931 encodes the following:
- a CDS encoding cytochrome c oxidase subunit 4, which codes for MKVLGKVFLYLGIFFIPVGIIYGFMTNFDEWAGFPALLVTALMCFFLAFFLMFTDKKLGSQPMDNYTGEIAESAGEYGFYSPWSWWPFMIGLTCMIVVLGAAIAWWVLILALPIVAVAVIGWVYEYNRGDHAH
- a CDS encoding cytochrome b, with translation MSTTTGYEYKPKSNAGRIANFVDTRVGMSGVVKEFGRKIFPDHWSFMFGEVALYSFVVLLISGTFLTFWFNPSTAAVTYDGSYVPMKGTEMSVAFASTLDISFDIRGGLLIRQIHHWAALMFMLAICIHMLRVFFTGAFRRPRELNWVVGCVLFVTGIMAGFTGYSLPDDVLSGNGLRIVDGIMVAVPLVGTYLSLFFFGGEFPGEHIISRLYSLHIMIIPAVLLLCVGLHMFMVVLHKHTQYPGPGRTNNNVVGFPVGPVYAAKAGGFFFIVFGIIAFLASTFTINAIWNYGPYDPSPVQAGTQPDWYVGFGDGALRLWPGVWPWSWEWQFGGTWVLNVLLPFALAGVLMGFLFTWPWIERWVTKDNRVHNILDRPRNAPFRTGAGVAGIIYYSVLMIAASSDLIATHFHVSLNDVAYVLRALFFLGPILGFEITRRICLSLQRKDRELVLHGIETGQVVQLPHGEFIEVHKPLDEYRRYKLVSFDSPDVIPARPNAKGKVTMLEKARGTLSKLFFTDRVLPVTPTELEEAHHEHNEAQRIEGASSNSPEIKG
- a CDS encoding HesB/IscA family protein codes for the protein MTETVTELPTHGVNLTEVAQNKVRTLLEQEGRTDLRLRIAVQPGGCSGLIYQLYFDERVLDGDAVRDYDGVQVIVDKMSVPYLDGSTIDFEDTIEKQGFSIDNPNAAGSCACGDSFH
- the coxB gene encoding cytochrome c oxidase subunit II encodes the protein MSSQYRTGSRRKRASLVGLGTTATLLMTGCSMDRAAVGWLPTKAGHPATDNAENLMHLWVGTWSAALVVGLITWGLMLWCIIAYRRRKNESGYPRQLSYHLPLEIFYTFVPVVLIVSMFTFSDRVERQVTGPKTGADRQVTVEVYGKQWAWDFNYTDENVHVTGVQAHLDGSPGKEAELPTLYLPVNSNVDVVLKSRDVIHSFWVPAFLEKRDTIPGMTNHIHITTKEIGDYKGKCAELCGEYHSEMLFNVKVVSQEDYDNYINSLKQNPENQGIAGDEYNRNPNQNATPRPANQ
- a CDS encoding ubiquinol-cytochrome c reductase iron-sulfur subunit, which encodes MGNHRDGQDAQSVTVVTSSEDSKEQFQNPGLPPHRPRLTDVDSKRAKGAERQVILLFVLSMLGSLLFWVAYFGISVEGNFFDVNNTEPTSKLQLQNLLLGLGIAFAMFGIGIGVVHWARTLMPDHELVEERHDLRPEEDRAEAEEIIETIIDESGIKRRPLLRNTLIGSVILAPLTFITFLRDLGPNDPAVLKHTMWDQGVRLVRDPSGTPIKASDVTIGSAYHVLPETITSLSHENGYLEEKAKAVVLLMRLDPNEMKISEERKNWHVDGIVAYSKVCTHVGCPIALYEQRTHHLLCPCHQSTFDAADECKVVFGPAGHALPQLPITVDDNGYLVAQSDFHEPVGPAYWERGQHVEEMRAEREKEAK
- a CDS encoding DUF3043 domain-containing protein; the encoded protein is MFGRKKGKAPQEAAVEPEEEKQHEVPENSKFTPKKGRPTPSRKEQVAARRRPIVGADRGAAKTADREAAAELRARQREAMRTGDEKYLPIVDKGPQRRYIRDYIDARRNLGDIMLILLIVFLVASWVVSGFGVAAAPVYYGTMYGMYALMLLWVIDYWLMWRKLKQMVIAKFGEVQRGSGMYAFNRVMMIRRMRRPYPLVKYGEYPK
- the ctaD gene encoding cytochrome c oxidase subunit I; amino-acid sequence: MTTLEYSTESATAVAPRVVPKSKGRIFVNWITSTDHKTIGYMYLISAFIFFCMGGTMALLMRIELFEPGMQILQTKEQFNQLFTMHGTLMLLMFGTPLFTGLANVLIPLQIGAPDVAFPRLNALAFWFFLFGSLVAIAGFITPQGAASFGWFAYVPLNSTTYSPSVGGDLWVFGLALQGFGTIMGAVNFITTIVAMRAPGMTMWRMSVFTWATLITSILIIMIFPPLASALFALGMDRRFGGHIFDPENGGAVLWQHLFWFFGHPEVYVLALPFFGVTSEIIPVFSRKPIFGYKGLVTATIAIAGLSVTVWAHHMYVTGAIMLPFFSFMTMMIGVPTGVKFFNWIGTMWQGSITFETPLLWIYGFLVTFLFGGLTGIILATPPLDFHISDTYFVVAHFHYVIFGTIVFGMFGAFYFWWPKFTGKMLNERIGKIHFWLVFFGFHATFLIQHWVGVDGMPRRYADYLPEDGFTWMNQFSTVGSMILAVSMIPWFWNVYITARYAPKVEVDDPWGFGGSLEWATSCPPPRHNFTALPRIRSERPALDLHHPELSTNHDVAAAALAAQKGE
- a CDS encoding quinone-dependent dihydroorotate dehydrogenase, coding for MRLYPTFFKIFFAGMDPEKAHHIGFWGVQTLKNLGITRILKSYLQPNPSLRTTAMGLTFPSPFGLAAGFDKGGKGIAALAGLGFGHVEIGTITGQAQPGNPQPRLFRLIEDKAVINRMGFNNDGAAAAGPRVASARADLETEYRPEKRPIIGVNIGKTKIVELENAIEDYLISTRTLAPQADYLVVNVSSPNTPGLRTLQSIATLRPLLQAVREEANRVSPHRHVPLTVKIAPDLVDEDITAVARLAQELKLDGIIATNTTIAREGLGLHTTKEKINAIGAGGLSGEPLKTRSLEVLHLLKKEIGNKLALISVGGVTNAQDVQERLDAGADLVQGYTAFLYEGPLWAAHINRGLYKIRRSRQK
- a CDS encoding dipeptidase; its protein translation is MANFPHKFPEHDALTEALEAHFDEYLTELKDLVSIPSIAWEAFDLAQVQRSAEAVYELAKRSGFQEIKILSASYHDETGETHQGMPAVIATKPAASGYPTILLYAHHDVQPPGDNTQWETDPFTAVQKGARLYGRGAADDKAGVIIHMAAFRLVSEVLGNDFNVGVKIFIEGEEEAGSPSFREFLAAYQKDLAADYIVVADSANWRAGVPALTTSLRGVASGDIEVRTGNHAVHSGIFGGPFLDAHTVLARLLGTLHDDEGAVVVEGLYRGEDPKVEYPEHEFRADSGILDQMSLAGYGSITSRLWQQPALSVIGMDIPSIAHSSNTLAVTSRARISVRLAPGDSPENAHKVLADHIKKHAPYNAQVSYTPVDSGLPFATDVEQDGAQITLSAMAQAWGISPVQTGMGGSIPFIADLKENFPDAQILVTGVEDPDTRAHSANESLYVPDFKRGILAEALILSALSRSK